A single Streptomyces sannanensis DNA region contains:
- the ybeY gene encoding rRNA maturation RNase YbeY produces MSIDVNNESGTEVEEQAILDVARYALARMRIHPLSELSVIVVDADAMEQLHIQWMDLPGPTDVMSFPMDELRPPAKDDEEPPQGLLGDIVLCPEVATKQGQEAPTRHSMDEELQLLTVHGVLHLLGYDHEEPDEKAEMFGLQAAIIDGWRAEKGLSGPSPAPTVS; encoded by the coding sequence ATGTCGATCGACGTCAACAACGAGTCCGGAACCGAGGTGGAGGAGCAGGCGATTCTCGATGTCGCCCGCTACGCACTCGCACGGATGCGCATCCACCCCCTCTCCGAACTCTCGGTGATCGTCGTGGACGCCGATGCCATGGAGCAGCTCCACATCCAGTGGATGGACCTGCCGGGCCCGACCGATGTCATGTCCTTCCCGATGGACGAGCTGCGTCCGCCGGCCAAGGACGACGAGGAGCCCCCGCAGGGGCTCCTCGGTGACATCGTGCTCTGCCCCGAGGTGGCCACGAAGCAGGGCCAGGAGGCCCCGACGCGGCACTCCATGGACGAGGAGCTCCAGCTGCTCACCGTCCACGGCGTGCTGCATCTCCTCGGTTACGACCACGAGGAGCCGGACGAGAAGGCCGAGATGTTCGGGCTTCAGGCGGCGATCATCGACGGCTGGCGGGCGGAGAAGGGACTGAGCGGTCCGTCGCCCGCGCCGACCGTCTCGTGA
- a CDS encoding PhoH family protein produces MTQTPTAQALAPGQARAQFTVPAKHPMVMVLGSGDALLRVIEKAFPATDIHVRGNEISAVGDAGEVALIQRVFDEMMLVLRTGQPMTEDAVERSIAMLREESGGAAVETPSEVLTQNILSSRGRTIRPKTLNQKRYVDAIDKHTIVFGIGPAGTGKTYLAMAKAVQALQSKQVNRIILTRPAVEAGERLGFLPGTLYEKIDPYLRPLYDALHDMIDPDSIPRLMAAGTIEVAPLAYMRGRAQPVFTNVLTPDGWRPIGDLQVGDLVIGSNGEPTPVLGVYPQGEKDIYRVTAQDGSWTLCCGEHLWTVRTASDKRRNKPWRVLETKEMIGNLRAARARRYELPLLAAPVCFPEREVPMDPYALGLLLGDGCLTGSTTPSFATEDPELASALEAALPGVEVRWKDRVDYILNRVKAPGDVVTLENPVTGMLRTLDLLGTRSHSKFVPDDYLYNSAEVRLAVLQGLLDSDGGPVTQADRTCRIQYTTTSIVLRDDVISLVQSLGGVAYTRRRAAEGRTPGKANGCEVAHRHDAHVVDIRLPEGIEPFRLARKREKYHAAGGGGRPMRFIDSIEPAGREEAVCIQVAAEDSLYVTENYLLTHNTLNDAFIILDEAQNTNPEQMKMFLTRLGFDSKIVVTGDITQIDLPGGTKSGLRVVREILDGVPDVHFSMLTSTDVVRHKLVGRIVDAYEKYDIRNGK; encoded by the coding sequence ATGACTCAGACACCCACAGCCCAAGCCCTTGCGCCGGGGCAGGCACGCGCACAGTTCACCGTCCCCGCGAAGCACCCGATGGTGATGGTGCTGGGTTCCGGTGACGCCCTGTTGCGCGTGATCGAGAAGGCGTTCCCGGCGACGGACATTCACGTACGGGGAAACGAGATCAGCGCGGTCGGTGACGCGGGGGAAGTCGCACTGATCCAGCGCGTGTTCGACGAGATGATGCTGGTGCTGCGCACCGGACAGCCGATGACGGAGGATGCGGTGGAACGTTCGATCGCCATGCTGCGTGAGGAGAGCGGGGGAGCGGCGGTCGAGACGCCCTCCGAGGTGCTCACCCAGAACATCCTCTCCAGCCGCGGCCGCACCATCCGCCCCAAGACCCTCAACCAGAAGCGGTACGTCGACGCGATCGACAAGCACACGATCGTCTTCGGCATCGGCCCCGCCGGTACCGGAAAGACGTACCTCGCCATGGCCAAGGCGGTCCAGGCCCTGCAGTCCAAGCAGGTCAACCGGATCATCCTGACCCGGCCGGCTGTCGAGGCGGGTGAGCGTCTCGGCTTCCTGCCGGGCACACTCTACGAGAAGATCGACCCGTATCTGCGGCCGCTCTACGACGCGCTCCACGACATGATCGACCCCGACTCGATCCCGCGCCTGATGGCGGCGGGCACGATCGAGGTCGCGCCGCTGGCATACATGCGTGGAAGGGCCCAGCCTGTCTTCACGAACGTCCTGACTCCGGACGGCTGGCGTCCCATCGGTGACCTGCAGGTCGGTGACCTGGTCATCGGGTCGAACGGTGAGCCGACGCCCGTGCTCGGCGTGTACCCGCAGGGCGAGAAGGACATCTACCGCGTCACCGCTCAGGACGGCTCCTGGACCCTGTGCTGCGGGGAGCACCTGTGGACGGTCCGGACCGCTTCGGACAAGCGCCGCAACAAGCCGTGGCGGGTCCTCGAAACCAAGGAGATGATCGGTAACCTCCGTGCCGCGCGTGCCCGCCGGTACGAGCTGCCGTTGCTCGCCGCCCCGGTCTGCTTCCCGGAGCGAGAAGTCCCTATGGACCCGTACGCACTGGGCCTGCTGCTCGGTGATGGCTGTCTGACCGGTAGTACGACACCTTCGTTCGCCACCGAGGACCCGGAGCTGGCCTCCGCGCTGGAGGCGGCCCTGCCCGGCGTCGAGGTGCGCTGGAAGGACCGGGTGGACTACATCCTGAACCGAGTGAAGGCGCCGGGTGACGTGGTCACCTTGGAGAACCCGGTCACCGGGATGCTGCGCACTCTGGATCTGCTCGGCACGCGGTCGCACTCGAAGTTCGTCCCGGACGACTACCTCTACAACTCCGCCGAGGTCCGCCTGGCTGTCCTCCAGGGACTGCTGGATTCCGACGGCGGACCAGTGACCCAGGCCGACCGCACCTGCCGCATCCAGTACACGACCACATCGATCGTGCTTCGGGACGACGTGATCTCACTGGTCCAGTCGCTGGGTGGTGTTGCGTACACCCGCCGCCGTGCGGCCGAGGGCCGGACGCCGGGCAAGGCGAATGGCTGCGAGGTCGCCCACCGTCATGACGCGCACGTGGTCGACATCCGCCTCCCGGAGGGCATCGAACCCTTCCGCCTGGCCCGTAAGCGCGAGAAGTACCATGCGGCCGGGGGCGGTGGCCGCCCGATGCGCTTTATCGACAGCATCGAACCCGCGGGCCGTGAGGAGGCCGTCTGCATCCAGGTGGCGGCCGAGGACTCGCTCTACGTCACCGAGAACTACCTGCTGACACACAACACGCTCAACGACGCTTTCATCATCCTGGACGAGGCGCAGAACACGAATCCCGAGCAGATGAAGATGTTCCTGACGCGGCTCGGCTTCGACTCGAAGATCGTCGTTACCGGTGACATCACCCAGATCGACCTGCCCGGCGGCACCAAGAGCGGTCTGCGCGTGGTCCGGGAGATCCTGGACGGTGTCCCCGACGTCCACTTCTCGATGCTCACCTCGACCGATGTCGTACGGCACAAGCTCGTGGGCCGTATCGTCGACGCGTACGAGAAGTACGACATCCGCAACGGGAAGTAG
- a CDS encoding carbohydrate kinase family protein, which produces MTVHSARQPGFSSDVDPLRGLRAPGGPDCDVFLTGTVFLDIIFTGLDSAPVRGTESWARGMGQSPGGVANMATALARLGLRTLLAAAFGDDFYGDYCWDALEQGEGIDLSMSRTVSGWHSPVTVSMAYEGERTMVSHGHEAPPPADRPLHFPPRSRAAIASLAPGRSEEWVGAAARGGAMVFADVGWDESGCWDLAELPDLEHCRAFLPNAEEAMRYTRTDCPRAAARALAGRVPLAVVTLGAEGAYAVDGSTGETAEVPAITVEALDPTGAGDVFVAGFVTGTLAGWPLADRLAFAGLTAALSVQEFGGSLSAPGWAEIGAWWRHVASYDEQDPAALRRYAFLEGLLPEAVRPWPLPRALPTIGFRRTA; this is translated from the coding sequence GTGACCGTACACAGCGCGAGACAGCCGGGATTCTCCTCGGATGTGGACCCGTTGCGCGGCCTGCGGGCCCCGGGCGGACCCGACTGCGATGTCTTCCTGACCGGCACCGTCTTCCTCGACATCATCTTCACCGGACTGGACAGCGCCCCGGTGCGCGGCACCGAGTCATGGGCCCGGGGCATGGGACAGAGTCCCGGCGGGGTCGCCAACATGGCGACCGCGCTGGCCCGCCTGGGCCTGCGTACCTTGCTCGCGGCGGCCTTCGGCGACGACTTCTACGGCGACTACTGCTGGGACGCGCTGGAGCAGGGCGAGGGCATCGATCTGTCGATGTCCCGTACGGTCTCCGGCTGGCATTCGCCGGTCACCGTCTCCATGGCGTACGAGGGCGAGCGGACGATGGTCTCGCACGGTCATGAGGCGCCGCCGCCCGCCGACCGCCCGCTGCACTTTCCGCCGCGCTCACGGGCGGCGATCGCCTCCCTGGCGCCGGGGCGCAGCGAGGAGTGGGTCGGGGCCGCCGCACGGGGCGGCGCGATGGTCTTCGCCGATGTCGGCTGGGACGAGTCCGGCTGCTGGGACCTGGCGGAGCTGCCCGATCTGGAGCACTGCCGGGCGTTTCTGCCCAACGCCGAGGAGGCGATGCGCTACACCCGCACCGACTGCCCGCGTGCCGCCGCCCGCGCGCTGGCCGGGAGGGTGCCGCTGGCCGTGGTCACGCTGGGCGCCGAGGGCGCGTACGCCGTGGACGGTTCGACCGGCGAGACCGCCGAGGTGCCGGCCATCACCGTGGAAGCCCTGGATCCGACGGGTGCGGGCGATGTCTTCGTCGCGGGTTTCGTCACCGGCACGCTGGCCGGCTGGCCGCTCGCGGACCGGCTGGCCTTCGCCGGGCTGACGGCGGCGCTGTCGGTGCAGGAGTTCGGCGGGTCGCTGTCGGCGCCCGGCTGGGCGGAGATCGGCGCCTGGTGGCGGCACGTAGCGTCGTACGACGAGCAGGACCCGGCGGCCCTGCGCCGGTACGCCTTCCTGGAGGGGCTGCTGCCGGAGGCCGTCCGGCCCTGGCCACTGCCGAGGGCCCTGCCGACGATCGGCTTCCGGCGTACCGCGTAG
- a CDS encoding ribonuclease Z — protein MSAREFVVLGTASQVPTRHRNHNGYLLRWDGEGILFDPGEGTQRQMLRAGVAAHDIDRICVTHFHGDHSLGLAGVVQRINLDQVPHPVTAHYPESGQRFFDRLRYATAYRETVELAERPVAEDGVLARTDAYVLEARRLSHPVESYGYRLIEPDGRRMLREKLAAHGIRGADVGRLQREGALNGVTLDEVSEVRRGQRFAFVMDTRLCDGAYALAEGCDMLVIESTFLDEDARLAVEHGHLTAGQAGRVAVEAGVRHLVLTHFSQRYHDPAVFEQQARAAGFGGELTVAADLIRVPMPKRHL, from the coding sequence TTGTCCGCACGCGAGTTCGTGGTGCTCGGCACCGCCAGCCAGGTCCCCACCCGGCACCGCAATCACAACGGCTATCTGCTGCGCTGGGACGGCGAGGGCATCCTCTTCGACCCCGGTGAGGGAACCCAGCGGCAGATGCTGCGGGCCGGGGTCGCCGCGCACGACATCGACCGGATCTGTGTCACCCACTTCCACGGCGACCATTCGCTGGGGCTGGCGGGGGTGGTCCAGCGGATCAACCTCGACCAGGTCCCGCACCCGGTCACGGCGCACTATCCGGAGAGCGGGCAGCGCTTCTTCGACCGGCTGCGGTATGCGACGGCCTACCGCGAGACCGTCGAGCTGGCGGAGCGGCCGGTGGCCGAGGACGGGGTGCTGGCGCGCACGGACGCGTACGTTCTGGAGGCCCGCAGGCTCTCCCACCCCGTCGAGTCGTACGGCTATCGGTTGATCGAGCCGGACGGGCGCCGCATGCTGCGCGAGAAGCTCGCGGCGCACGGCATCAGGGGAGCGGACGTGGGCCGGCTCCAGCGCGAGGGGGCACTGAACGGTGTCACTCTGGACGAGGTGAGCGAGGTGCGGCGGGGCCAGCGCTTCGCGTTCGTCATGGACACCCGGCTGTGTGACGGGGCGTACGCACTCGCCGAGGGCTGCGACATGCTGGTCATCGAGTCGACCTTCCTCGACGAGGATGCCCGGCTGGCCGTCGAACACGGTCATCTGACCGCGGGCCAGGCGGGCCGGGTGGCCGTCGAGGCGGGCGTACGGCATCTGGTGCTGACGCATTTCTCGCAGCGCTACCACGACCCGGCGGTGTTCGAGCAGCAGGCGCGTGCGGCGGGCTTCGGCGGTGAACTGACCGTCGCCGCCGACCTGATCCGTGTCCCCATGCCCAAGCGGCATCTTTGA
- a CDS encoding histidine triad nucleotide-binding protein — protein sequence MAGEPQADCLFCKIVSGEVPATVVRETETTVAFRDINPQAPTHVLVVPKAHYPDVASLAAADPQITADVLTEAGKVAAEDKVDETGYRIVFNTGSGAGQTVWHAHAHVLGGRGLNWPPG from the coding sequence ATGGCGGGAGAACCCCAGGCGGACTGCCTGTTCTGCAAGATCGTCTCAGGGGAGGTTCCGGCGACCGTCGTCCGGGAGACCGAGACCACGGTCGCCTTCCGTGACATCAACCCCCAGGCCCCGACGCATGTGCTGGTGGTCCCGAAGGCGCACTATCCGGATGTCGCGTCGCTCGCCGCCGCGGATCCGCAGATCACCGCCGATGTGCTGACCGAGGCGGGCAAGGTGGCGGCCGAGGACAAGGTCGACGAGACCGGTTACCGGATCGTCTTCAACACCGGGTCCGGTGCCGGGCAGACCGTGTGGCACGCGCACGCCCATGTCCTGGGCGGCCGCGGGCTCAACTGGCCGCCGGGATAA
- a CDS encoding 16S rRNA (uracil(1498)-N(3))-methyltransferase produces MTAPVFVVDHFNPGPGGRYVLEGAEGRHAVSVKRLRPGEDVILTDGAGTWADCVVLDTEGKDRLIVQMDSVSHEPEPAPRIVVVQALPKGDRGEVAVETMTETGVDVIVPWQASRCITQWKGDRGAKSLAKWRTTAREAGKQSRRMRFPEVAGLMTTKQVAQLLAAAAFAGVLHEGGDEPLAAVTLPEKGDVVLVVGPEGGVAPEELAVFEEAGAKPYLLGPSVLRTSTAGTVAAAVLLARTERWS; encoded by the coding sequence ATGACCGCGCCGGTCTTCGTCGTGGACCACTTCAATCCCGGCCCGGGAGGACGGTACGTCCTGGAAGGGGCGGAGGGGCGGCACGCGGTCTCCGTGAAGCGGCTGCGCCCCGGCGAGGACGTGATCCTCACGGACGGCGCCGGTACCTGGGCGGACTGTGTGGTCCTGGACACCGAGGGCAAGGACCGGCTGATCGTCCAGATGGACTCGGTGAGTCATGAGCCGGAGCCCGCGCCCCGGATCGTCGTCGTGCAGGCCCTGCCCAAGGGCGACCGCGGCGAGGTGGCCGTGGAGACGATGACGGAGACGGGCGTCGACGTGATCGTGCCGTGGCAGGCGTCCCGCTGCATCACGCAGTGGAAGGGCGACCGGGGCGCCAAGTCCCTGGCCAAGTGGCGCACCACGGCCCGGGAGGCCGGCAAGCAGTCGCGCCGGATGCGGTTCCCCGAGGTCGCCGGGCTGATGACGACCAAGCAGGTCGCGCAGTTGCTGGCGGCGGCGGCGTTCGCCGGGGTGCTGCACGAGGGCGGTGACGAGCCGCTGGCAGCCGTGACGCTGCCGGAGAAGGGGGACGTCGTGCTGGTCGTCGGACCCGAAGGGGGCGTGGCGCCGGAGGAGTTGGCAGTCTTCGAGGAGGCGGGCGCGAAGCCGTACCTGCTGGGTCCGAGTGTGCTGCGCACGTCGACGGCCGGGACGGTGGCCGCGGCCGTGCTGCTGGCGCGGACCGAACGCTGGTCGTAG
- a CDS encoding nitronate monooxygenase has protein sequence MSSVLIGQFCRHPIVQAPMAGGASCPRLAAAVSEAGGLGFLAAGYKTADGIYQEIKQVRALTSQPFGVNLFMPQHRSADPAAVEVYRQQLAGEATWYATPLGDADAGTDDGYEAKLAILRDDPVPVVSFTFGCPAREVLDSFTRVGTYTIVTVTTVAEARAAERAGADAVCVQGIEAGGHQGTHLDDPEADGAGMGLLSLVTQVREAVRLPIVATGGLMRGAQIAAVTAAGADAAQFGTAFLVCPESGAHPLHKQAMTDPVFARTELTRAFSGRPARGLVNRFMREHGPYAPAAYPQVHHLTAGVRKAAAQAGDAQGMALWAGQGHRLARELPAGQLVEVLAAELDAAPAALSQRSTS, from the coding sequence ATGTCCTCCGTACTCATCGGTCAGTTCTGCCGTCACCCCATCGTGCAGGCACCCATGGCCGGCGGCGCCTCCTGCCCGAGGCTGGCCGCGGCCGTGTCCGAGGCCGGTGGGCTCGGGTTCCTCGCGGCCGGGTACAAGACCGCGGACGGCATATACCAGGAGATCAAGCAGGTCCGCGCGCTCACCTCCCAGCCGTTCGGCGTCAATCTGTTCATGCCGCAGCACCGGTCCGCCGACCCTGCCGCGGTCGAGGTCTACCGTCAGCAGCTCGCGGGCGAGGCCACCTGGTACGCCACCCCGCTCGGTGACGCGGACGCGGGCACCGACGACGGTTACGAGGCCAAGCTGGCGATACTGCGGGACGACCCCGTCCCCGTGGTGTCGTTCACCTTCGGCTGTCCGGCCAGGGAGGTGCTCGATTCCTTCACCCGCGTCGGTACGTACACGATCGTCACCGTGACCACAGTGGCGGAGGCCCGGGCCGCCGAGCGGGCCGGGGCGGACGCCGTCTGTGTGCAGGGCATCGAGGCCGGAGGCCACCAGGGCACGCATCTGGACGACCCCGAGGCCGACGGCGCGGGTATGGGGCTGCTGTCCCTGGTCACCCAGGTCCGGGAGGCCGTGCGGCTGCCGATCGTGGCGACGGGCGGTCTGATGCGCGGTGCCCAGATCGCCGCGGTGACGGCGGCGGGCGCGGACGCGGCGCAGTTCGGTACGGCGTTCCTGGTGTGCCCCGAGTCGGGGGCGCACCCGCTGCACAAGCAGGCGATGACGGACCCGGTGTTCGCGCGGACCGAGCTCACCCGGGCCTTCTCGGGGCGCCCGGCGCGCGGCCTGGTGAACCGCTTCATGCGTGAGCACGGCCCGTACGCCCCCGCCGCGTACCCCCAGGTGCACCACCTCACGGCGGGGGTGCGCAAGGCCGCCGCGCAGGCGGGTGACGCGCAGGGCATGGCGCTGTGGGCGGGGCAGGGCCATCGGCTGGCGCGCGAGCTGCCCGCCGGGCAGCTGGTAGAAGTACTGGCCGCAGAATTGGACGCCGCGCCGGCGGCGCTGTCACAGAGGAGTACGTCATGA
- the dnaJ gene encoding molecular chaperone DnaJ codes for MATDYYAVLGVRRDASQDEIKKAFRRLARELHPDVNPDPKTQERFKEINAAYEVLSDPQKKQVYDLGGDPLSATGGAGAGAGFGAGGFGNFSDIMDAFFGTASQRGPRSRTRRGQDAMIRLEIDLNEAAFGTTKDIQVDTAVVCTTCSGEGAAPGTSAQTCDMCRGRGEVSQVTRSFLGQVMTSRPCPQCQGFGTVVPTPCPECAGDGRVRSRRTLTVKIPAGVDNGTRIQLAGEGEVGPGGGPAGDLYVEIHELPHQVFQRRGDDLHCTVTIPMTAAALGTKVPLETLDGVEDVDIRPGTQSGQSIPLHGRGVTHLRGGGRGDLIVHVEVQTPTKLDPQQEDLLRQLAQLRGEERPLGQFQPGQQGLFSRLKDAFNGR; via the coding sequence GTGGCCACGGACTACTACGCCGTACTGGGCGTACGCCGCGACGCATCGCAGGACGAGATCAAGAAGGCGTTCCGCCGGCTCGCGCGCGAGCTGCATCCGGATGTGAATCCGGACCCGAAGACGCAGGAGCGCTTCAAGGAGATCAACGCCGCGTACGAGGTGCTGTCGGACCCGCAGAAGAAGCAGGTCTACGACCTCGGCGGCGACCCGCTGTCCGCGACCGGCGGCGCCGGCGCGGGCGCGGGCTTCGGGGCCGGCGGCTTCGGAAACTTCTCCGACATCATGGACGCCTTCTTCGGTACGGCGTCCCAGCGCGGACCGCGCTCGCGTACGCGGCGCGGCCAGGACGCGATGATCCGGCTGGAGATCGACCTCAACGAGGCCGCCTTCGGCACGACCAAGGACATCCAGGTCGACACGGCCGTCGTCTGCACGACTTGCTCCGGCGAGGGCGCCGCGCCCGGCACGTCCGCGCAGACCTGTGACATGTGCCGCGGCCGCGGAGAGGTCTCCCAGGTCACCCGGTCCTTCCTGGGCCAGGTCATGACCTCGCGTCCGTGCCCGCAGTGCCAGGGCTTCGGCACCGTGGTCCCGACCCCGTGCCCGGAGTGCGCCGGTGACGGCCGGGTCCGCTCCCGCCGCACCCTCACGGTCAAGATCCCCGCCGGTGTCGACAACGGCACCCGTATCCAGCTCGCCGGCGAGGGCGAGGTCGGCCCCGGCGGCGGCCCGGCCGGCGACCTGTACGTCGAGATCCACGAGCTGCCCCACCAGGTCTTCCAGCGGCGCGGCGACGATCTGCACTGCACGGTGACGATCCCGATGACGGCGGCCGCGCTCGGCACGAAGGTCCCCCTCGAAACCCTGGACGGCGTCGAGGACGTCGACATCCGTCCCGGTACGCAGTCGGGCCAGTCGATCCCGCTGCACGGACGCGGTGTCACCCACCTGCGGGGCGGTGGCCGGGGCGATCTGATCGTGCACGTCGAGGTGCAGACGCCGACGAAGCTCGACCCGCAGCAGGAGGATCTGCTGCGCCAGCTGGCGCAGCTGCGCGGCGAGGAACGCCCCTTGGGGCAGTTCCAGCCGGGCCAGCAGGGGCTGTTCTCCCGTCTGAAGGACGCGTTCAACGGCCGCTGA
- the hrcA gene encoding heat-inducible transcriptional repressor HrcA: MLSERRLEVLRAIVQDYVGTEEPVGSKALTERHALGVSPATVRNDMAVLEDEGYIAQPHTSAGRIPTDRGYRLFVDKLAGVKPLSSPERRAIQNFLEGAVDLDDVVARTVRLLAQLTRQVAVVQYPSLTRSTVRHVELLSLAPARLMLVLITDTGRVEQRMVDCPAPFGETSLADLRARLNSRVVGRRFTDVPPLVQDLPESFEPDDRGTVSTVLSTLLETLVEETEERLMIGGTANLTRFAHDFPLTIRPVLEALEEQVVLLKLLGEATDAGMTVRIGHENIAHEGLNSTSVVSVGYGSGGEAVAKLGVVGPTRMDYPGTMGAVRAVARYVGQILAES; this comes from the coding sequence ATGCTCAGCGAACGCAGACTCGAAGTGCTGCGCGCCATCGTCCAGGACTACGTCGGCACCGAGGAGCCGGTCGGTTCCAAGGCTCTCACCGAGCGGCACGCTCTGGGTGTGTCACCGGCCACGGTCCGTAACGACATGGCGGTCCTTGAGGACGAGGGCTACATCGCACAGCCGCACACCAGCGCGGGACGCATTCCGACCGACAGGGGCTACCGCCTCTTCGTCGACAAGCTCGCGGGCGTCAAGCCGTTGTCGTCGCCCGAGCGGCGCGCGATCCAGAACTTCCTGGAAGGGGCCGTGGACCTGGACGACGTCGTGGCCCGTACGGTCCGGCTGCTGGCGCAGCTGACCCGTCAGGTCGCCGTCGTGCAGTACCCGTCGCTGACCCGCTCGACGGTGCGGCACGTGGAACTGCTGTCCCTCGCCCCGGCCCGGCTGATGCTCGTACTGATCACGGACACCGGGCGGGTCGAGCAGCGCATGGTCGACTGCCCGGCGCCGTTCGGCGAGACCTCGCTGGCCGATCTGCGGGCCCGGCTCAACAGCCGTGTCGTGGGGCGCCGTTTCACGGACGTTCCGCCGCTGGTGCAGGACCTCCCGGAGTCCTTCGAGCCGGACGACCGGGGCACGGTCTCCACGGTGCTCTCCACCCTGCTCGAAACCCTGGTCGAGGAGACCGAGGAGCGGCTGATGATCGGCGGCACCGCCAATCTCACCCGCTTCGCACACGACTTCCCGCTGACCATTCGGCCCGTGCTGGAGGCGCTCGAGGAGCAGGTCGTGCTCCTCAAGCTGCTCGGCGAGGCCACGGACGCGGGCATGACCGTACGTATCGGACACGAGAACATCGCCCACGAGGGGCTCAACTCCACGTCCGTCGTCTCGGTCGGCTACGGTTCGGGCGGCGAAGCCGTCGCCAAACTCGGCGTGGTCGGACCGACCCGCATGGATTACCCCGGAACGATGGGAGCGGTACGCGCAGTGGCACGTTACGTCGGACAGATCCTGGCGGAGTCGTAA
- a CDS encoding MBL fold metallo-hydrolase, whose amino-acid sequence MDIPWEDFGWERLAPGVGRRRLPGWDATVGLVAGRDALLMYDTGSTPREGEELRAQAEALFGRGVTHVALSHPHFDHVLGTAAFPGAEVFGAVGVASLLEHERDVLRGDAVRFGVPPADAAEAAGRLVVPRHQVSGEWTLDLGGRQVLLANVGPGHTGHDLALLVPGAREVVFCGDLVEESGEPQAGPDAVPSRWPDALDRLLALGGEEALYVPGHGAVVDAAFVRAQRDELARRFGVS is encoded by the coding sequence ATGGACATCCCTTGGGAAGACTTCGGCTGGGAGCGACTCGCTCCCGGGGTGGGCCGGCGCCGGCTGCCCGGCTGGGACGCCACAGTCGGGCTGGTGGCCGGCCGGGACGCGCTCCTCATGTACGACACGGGCTCGACGCCGCGTGAGGGCGAGGAACTGCGTGCCCAGGCCGAGGCGCTGTTCGGGCGCGGCGTGACACATGTCGCACTGAGTCACCCCCACTTCGACCATGTGCTGGGCACGGCGGCATTCCCGGGGGCCGAGGTGTTCGGGGCGGTCGGCGTCGCCTCGCTGCTGGAGCACGAACGGGACGTTCTGCGCGGTGACGCGGTCCGGTTCGGCGTACCTCCGGCCGACGCCGCCGAGGCGGCCGGCCGGCTGGTCGTGCCGCGGCACCAGGTCAGCGGCGAGTGGACCCTCGACCTGGGCGGCCGCCAGGTGCTGCTGGCCAACGTCGGCCCGGGCCACACAGGCCACGACCTGGCCCTCCTCGTCCCTGGCGCACGTGAGGTCGTCTTCTGCGGCGACCTCGTCGAGGAATCCGGAGAACCCCAGGCCGGCCCGGATGCCGTCCCGTCCCGCTGGCCCGACGCCCTCGACCGGCTGCTGGCGCTGGGCGGCGAGGAGGCGCTCTACGTCCCCGGGCACGGGGCGGTCGTGGACGCGGCGTTCGTGCGGGCCCAACGGGATGAGCTGGCCCGGCGGTTCGGCGTGTCGTAG
- a CDS encoding DUF3097 domain-containing protein, with protein sequence MRPRQYDPDLTPPWKKVTPVPEVPAEPGLVVEEATTDFCGAVIRCEAGTVTLEDRFGKHRVFPLAPRGFLLEGKVVTLVRPVVTAQRPTRTASGSVAVPGARARVARAGRIYVEGRHDAELVEKVWGDDLRIEGVVVEYLEGIDDLPSIVADFAPGPDARLGVLVDHLVPGSKESRIAAEVTDEHVLIVGHPYIDIWQAVKPSSLGIPAWPEVPRGQDWKTGACRALGWPENTGAAWRHVLSKVYSYKDLQPELLGAVERLIDHVTVGQVTDA encoded by the coding sequence ATGCGCCCGAGACAGTACGACCCTGATCTGACACCGCCATGGAAGAAAGTGACGCCCGTCCCGGAGGTCCCCGCCGAACCCGGCCTGGTGGTCGAGGAGGCCACCACGGACTTCTGCGGCGCGGTGATCCGCTGCGAGGCGGGCACGGTCACCCTGGAGGACCGCTTCGGCAAGCACCGGGTCTTCCCGCTGGCCCCGAGGGGCTTCCTCCTGGAGGGCAAGGTCGTCACCCTGGTCCGGCCCGTGGTGACCGCACAACGCCCCACCCGCACCGCCTCCGGCTCCGTCGCCGTCCCCGGCGCGCGCGCCCGGGTCGCCCGCGCCGGGCGCATCTACGTCGAGGGCCGCCACGACGCCGAGCTCGTCGAGAAGGTCTGGGGTGACGACCTGCGCATCGAGGGCGTGGTCGTCGAGTATCTGGAGGGCATCGACGACCTGCCGTCGATCGTGGCCGATTTCGCCCCCGGCCCGGACGCCCGGCTGGGCGTTCTGGTCGACCATCTGGTCCCGGGTTCGAAGGAGTCCCGTATCGCGGCGGAGGTCACCGACGAGCACGTCCTGATCGTGGGCCACCCGTACATCGACATCTGGCAGGCGGTCAAGCCATCGTCTCTGGGCATCCCGGCGTGGCCCGAGGTGCCGCGCGGGCAGGACTGGAAGACGGGCGCTTGCCGCGCGCTGGGCTGGCCGGAGAACACGGGCGCTGCATGGCGGCACGTCCTGTCGAAGGTGTACTCCTACAAGGACCTTCAGCCTGAACTGCTGGGGGCAGTAGAGCGACTGATCGACCATGTGACGGTCGGCCAGGTGACCGATGCGTGA